The Trichoderma atroviride chromosome 5, complete sequence genome contains a region encoding:
- a CDS encoding uncharacterized protein (EggNog:ENOG41): MSAAQDVGHPQPSSSSLDSQNGHQGDVGNSYQYSELLSSGNIRLLRLLPHGDRYAPLQCQLFDYPMQELEDGPHMYEALSYVWGSSEKPYTIYINENSMDITANLHEVLVRLRDRMIERVLWIDAICIDQSNTAERGNQIRHMAEIYCKANRVIVWLGESTDDSDQVLKSIRTAADEEVPRSSESKVDGQAILTMLKRPWFRRIWVLQEIAAAQNIIIMCGSTRIDGYAFCLGLPSLLSYADIPDHIRSVTYLMRGSIFRPKYSLNMSGDVSLDIRPLGELIDMYHAHEATERHDKIFALLGMSSDNPTTGGLVPNYTISWDELMAQAVRFILGENVLIRTWAHLQAAVISAKGYVIGSVTSVRSTEGTYRNDRQILNIKTKDNTSLSWTVQATAKPIQVGDICCHLSGAAKPMIIRSCTDYFSVIMTGFMPPNYEAQSKSFDQSQEPTNTSQHEFLLIWDWDTSSEKTSDGKYDTWLSSRVPGDQPEESECQPDEQTRLWNAVMIMSDAGSNKSLVIDTLQEMKETYTKAFGEADARTLACISKLSLAYGRAGHIWEAEIEFWCMIWAKMDLQDGYQNVIRDLSSFGAMWKGHGQSYRATNLEKTADLLISLGSFPLTAEEVIEAIRAIYPELAISLVRRRLRHNRRVRQTVTEAEERARDMLKVNQHFARKSLDTENIEGLLMEAIEQGNVEATFLLLCQKEVEVAEDMVIKAIKKYDDSTAWCLLGREKGSIQITERVVIAAAIKSSESVLQYLLERHRDKVLITEEVVIAAVQNKERSVLNYLLERWGSEILITQKVAIAAAKNGYFPALKILLHEKGSEIEVTEDVVLAAAYNMEKTVLHMLLQERGDEIQITTAAIQAARRNGNTLALQYLLNKKREERERSLKDSSG, encoded by the exons ATGTCGGCGGCGCAGGATGTCGGACATCCACAACCCAGTTCTTCCAGTCTAGACTCTCAGAACGGCCACCAAGGCGATGTCGGCAATTCGTATCAATATTCTGAGCTGCTCAGCTCTGGAAATATTCGGTTGCTTCGTCTGCTGCCTCATGGTGATAGATATGCCCCGCTTCAGTGTCAGCTGTTTGACTACCCCAtgcaggagctggaggatggGCCGCACATGTATGAAGCCTTGTCATATGTCTGGGGAAGCTCGGAGAAGCCTTACACAATCTACATCAACGAAAACAGTATGGATATTACTGCAAATCTTCATGAAGTGCTAGTACGCCTTCGAGATCGAATGATTGAGCGAGTGTTATGGATAGACGCCATCTGTATTGACCAAAGCAACACTGCAGAGCGCGGAAATCAAATCCGGCATATGGCAGAGATATATTGCAAGGCAAATCGTGTGATTGTATGGCTTGGGGAAAGCACAGATGACAGCGACCAAGTTCTCAAGAGCATACGAACGGCTGCGGATGAAGAAGTCCCCAGGTCTTCCGAGAGCAAGGTTGATGGGCAGGCTATTTTAACCATGCTGAAGCGACCCTGGTTTCGGCGCATATGG GTGCTTCAAGAAATTGCCGCCGCTCAGAACATCATCATTATGTGTGGATCTACAAGGATTGATGGATATGCTTTTTGTCTAGGGCTACCATCGCTTCTCTCTTACGCAGATATCCCAGACCATATACGCTCAGTAACATATCTTATGAGAGGCTCCATATTCCGGCCGAAATACAGCCTTAATATGTCGGGCGATGTATCATTAGATATCCGCCCTCTCGGCGAGCTCATAGACATGTACCACGCTCACGAAGCTACTGAGCGCCACGACAAGATTTTCGCTTTGCTGGGTATGAGTTCAGACAACCCGACTACCGGTGGACTGGTACCCAACTACACAATTTCCTGGGACGAGCTCATGGCGCAAGCTGTCAGGTTTATACTTGGGGAAAATGTGCTCATCAGGACTTGGGCACATTTGCAAGCAGCAGTTATATCTGCCAAAGGCTATGTAATTGGCAGTGTGACTTCAGTGCGATCAACCGAGGGCACTTACCGCAACGACAGGCAAATCTTGAACATTAAGACAAAGGATAATACCAGTCTCTCGTGGACAGTGCAAGCTACAGCAAAACCAATTCAAGTTGGTGATATTTGCTGCCACCTATCTGGCGCTGCAAAACCAATGATTATTAGATCATGTACAGACTACTTTTCGGTAATCATGACTGGCTTCATGCCTCCAAATTATGAAGCGCAAAGTAAGAGCTTTGATCAATCACAAGAGCCAACAAACACGTCCCAACACGAATTTCTTCTCATATGGGATTGGGATACTTCCTCTGAAAAGACGTCGGATGGAAAATATGATACATGGTTGAGCAGCCGAGTTCCCGGTGACCAACCAGAAGAGTCAGAATGTCAGCCTGACGAGCAAACACGATTATGGAATGCAGTCATGATTATGAGCGATGCAGGAAGCAACAAAAGTCTTGTCATCGATACGCTTcaagaaatgaaagaaactTATACAAAAGCgtttggagaagcagatgcaCGTACACTAGCCTGTATAAGCAAACTCTCCCTGGCATATGGGAGAGCTGGGCATATCTGGGAAGCGGAAATTGAGTTTTGGTGTATGATTTGGGCCAAGATGGACTTGCAGGATGGATACCAAAATGTCATCCGAGATTTGAGCAGCTTTGGAGCAATGTGGAAGGGTCATGGCCAATCTTACAGAGCCACGAATCTGGAGAAGACAGCCGACCTGCTAATATCGCTGGGTAGTTTTCCACTCACAGCGGAGGAAGTGATCGAAGCAATAAGGGCCATTTATCCGGAATTAGCCATATCTCTCGTGAGACGAAGACTCAGACACAACCGAAGAGTTAGACAGACGGTTACGGAGGCTGAGGAGAGAGCCAGAGATATGCTAAAAGTCAATCAACATTTCGCCCGGAAAAGTCTGGATACGGAAAATATTGAGGGATTACTTATGGAAGCTATAGAACAAGGGAACGTTGAAGCGACATTCCTCTTGCTTTGTCAAAAAGAAGTTGAGGTAGCAGAAGACATGGTTATAAAGGCGATAAAGAAGTACGACGATTCAACAGCCTGGTGCTTGCtcggaagagaaaaaggcagcatTCAGATCACAGAAAGAGTCGTCATTGCCGCAGCAATAAAGAGCAGCGAGTCGGTACTACAGTATCTACTCGAGAGACACAGAGACAAGGTTCTCATCACAGAAGAAGTGGTTATTGCGGCAGTGCAGAACAAAGAACGCTCGGTATTAAACTATCTGCTCGAGAGGTGGGGTAGCGAGATCCTGATTACACAAAAGGTGGCCATTGCAGCAGCGAAAAACGGATATTTTCCCGCGCTGAAAATCCTACTTCATGAGAAGGGGAGCGAGATTGAAGTCACAGAAGACGTGGTCCTGGCTGCGGCATATAATATGGAGAAGACGGTACTGCATATGTTGCTGCaggagagaggagacgaGATCCAGATTACGACAGCGGCAATTCAAGCTGCGAGAAGAAATGGGAATACTTTGGCGTTGCAGTACTTGCTAAAtaagaagagggaagagagggaaCGCAGTCTCAAAGATAGTAGCGGGTAG
- a CDS encoding uncharacterized protein (EggNog:ENOG41), which produces MPVSSCKCAKYECVDGLRAKTELKDSNLYKQQSDASKFKSPGVKDYQPYKILKGAKDDYLDTIEKISDVVAKTSANIRAKAKGGKLDEATEKQFAPFEECNSLIKAARIDDHEPYLIDVTEKYLKLLGIEIKTEILDPPVNPVDSIKNWKTVDWGTTIDEVVKAGKGSKEQMKKLMEDAKKDFYEKPADGSHEG; this is translated from the exons ATGCCAGTCTCTTCGTGTAAATGCGCAAAATACGAATGCGTTGACGGGCTACGCGCAAAAACAGAACTCAAAGACTCG AACCTCTACAAGCAGCAATCAGATGCATCTAAATTCAAGAGTCCTGGGGTTAAGGATTATCAGCCCTATAAGATACTGAAAGGTGCCAAAGACGATTACCTCGATACCATCGAAAAGATTTCAGATGTTGTAGCCAAAACATCAGCCAATATTagggcaaaagcaaaaggtgGCAAACTAGACGAGGCAACTGAGAAGCAATTTGCGCCTTTTGAAGAGTGTAACAGCCTGATCAAGGCTGCCAGAATAGACGATCATGAGCCGTACCTCATCGATGTAACGGAAAAGTACTTAAAACTTCTTGGCATCGAGATTAAAACAGAGATCCTCGATCCGCCCGTCAATCCGGTTGACAGTATAAAGAATTGGAAGACTGTCGACTGGGGGACGACAATAGATGAGGTTGTGAAAGCTGGGAAGGGTAGCAAAGAACAAATGAAGAAATTGATGGAGGATGCGAAGAAAGATTTCTATGAGAAGCCAGCTGATGGTTCTCATGAGGGATAA
- a CDS encoding uncharacterized protein (EggNog:ENOG41), giving the protein MTMATTFHSFPRLPFEIRSQIWALAAHPRLVHIRTQPKPGRFEGHRWAGADRYFASMIPQAELMHVCRESRQLAPYQKAFFTTLPGESEARYIWFNFNEDMISLQHENLYGLDPHAADIQRLRFMVPTGREFEDWAEGFTRFTKDRFKQFTALREVHFAVSSGMTHWGTTSCSYRICSNVRFVDLHTGLMLTHPQIELAEQWNSEKGWLVQDMDNFDEELQWANDNMKTFIEDWSEVE; this is encoded by the coding sequence ATGACAATGGCCACCACCTTTCATTCCTTCCCACGCCTCCCCTTTGAGATTCGTAGCCAAATCTGGGCCTTGGCAGCGCACCCGCGTCTCGTCCACATCCGCACACAGCCCAAGCCCGGCCGTTTTGAGGGCCACCGTTGGGCAGGCGCGGACCGTTATTTTGCCTCCATGATTCCACAGGCGGAACTCATGCATGTCTGCCGAGAGTCTCGTCAACTCGCCCCATATCAGAAAGCATTCTTCACTACATTACCTGGCGAGTCCGAGGCTCGGTATATTTGGTTCAACTTTAATGAGGACATGATCTCCCTTCAACACGAGAATTTGTACGGCCTTGACCCGCATGCAGCCGATATTCAGCGGCTTAGGTTTATGGTGCCAACAGGGAGAGAATTTGAAGACTGGGCCGAAGGATTTACTAGGTTTACAAAGGACCGGTTTAAGCAGTTTACAGCTCTGCGGGAGGTGCACTTTGCCGTATCGTCTGGCATGACTCACTGGGGTACAACCTCTTGCTCGTATCGCATTTGTTCAAATGTTAGATTCGTTGACCTTCATACGGGGCTCATGTTGACTCACCCTCAGATTGAGTTAGCAGAACAATGGAATTCCGAGAAGGGGTGGCTAGTACAGGATATGGATAACTTCGACGAAGAGTTGCAGTGGGCTAATGATAATATGAAAACTTTTATTGAGGATTGGTCGGAGGTAGAAtaa